A window of the Hordeum vulgare subsp. vulgare chromosome 5H, MorexV3_pseudomolecules_assembly, whole genome shotgun sequence genome harbors these coding sequences:
- the LOC123453125 gene encoding GEM-like protein 5, which yields MDGKGYTTPPTAPAPQAEAGAPHFYPPTEHGTAPQPGSQVSYPPMPKAMDGQDAAAPQPGAPPHPSSPLTQQAMELEGKYAAPQPGTGATPSPLTQQAVDGKDAAPTPPAESARWGTRQMGPPAAPGAHPENQQAAQWTATRGDQELPPYVIMGAPEPAPAASARRTDKEARDSPMEHILDFFNTWSRKAEELSSNIWLNLKTAPSMSDAAMGKLSLGAKAITGGGFEKLYKQTFGSGPDEHVKKTFACYLSTATGPVAGTLYLTNTNVAFCSDRPLSFAAPSGQTAWSYYKVMIPLAKLAAVEPVTAKESPPERYIHIVTVDAHDFWFMGFVSYDKAVRHLGGAVSSSQHHGAAPAPAPAPTYE from the exons ATGGACGGCAAGGGCTACACCACACCGCCGACCGCGCCTGCGCCACAGGCCGAGGCAGGAGCGCCTCACTTCTATCCCCCGACGGAGCACGGCACCGCGCCACAGCCGGGATCGCAGGTCTCCTATCCCCCGATGCCAAAGGCCATGGATGGCCAGGACGCCGCCGCGCCACAGCCGGGAGCGCCGCCGCACCCGTCCTCCCCACTCACGCAGCAGGCCATGGAGCTGGAGGGCAAGTACGCCGCCCCACAGCCGGGCACTGGAGCTACGCCGTCCCCCCTGACGCAGCAAGCCGTGGACGGCAAGGACGCCGCCCCGACACCGCCCGCCGAGTCGGCGCGGTGGGGTACGAGGCAGATGGGTCCGccagcggcgccgggggcgcatcCCGAGAACCAGCAGGCAGCGCAGTGGACGGCCACGCGCGGGGACCAGGAGCTGCCGCCGTACGTCATAATGGGGGCACCGGAGCCGGCGCCGGCGGCGTCGGCGCGGCGGACTGACAAGGAGGCCAGGGACAGCCCCATGGAGCACATCCTCGACTTCTTCAACACCTGGAGCCGCAAGGCCGAGGAGCTCTCCTCCAACATCTGGCTCAACC TGAAGACGGCGCCGTCCATGTCGGACGCGGCGATGGGGAAGCTGAGCCTGGGGGCGAAGGCGATCACGGGGGGCGGCTTCGAGAAGCTCTACAAGCAGACCTTCGGCTCCGGCCCCGACGAGCACGTGAAGAAGACGTTCGCCTGCTACCTCTCCACGGCCACGGGCCCCGTCGCCGGCACGCTCTACCTCACCAACACCAACGTCGCCTTCTGCAGCGACCGCCCGCTCTCCTTCGCCGCGCCGTCCGGCCAGACCGCCTGGAGCTACTACAAGGTCATGATCCCGCTCGCCaagctcgccgccgtcgagccCGTCACGGCCAAGGAGAGCCCGCCCGAGAGGTACATCCACATCGTCACCGTCGACGCGCACGACTTTTGGTTCATGGGCTTCGTCAGCTACGACAAGGCCGTGCGCCATCTGGGCGGGGCCGTCTCCTCGTCGCAGCACCACGGcgccgcgccggcgccggcgccggcaccGACCTACGAGTGA